Below is a window of Camelina sativa cultivar DH55 chromosome 11, Cs, whole genome shotgun sequence DNA.
TTGCTATATGTATGGTTTGTTAAAAATGTAGGTGGCTTTTAGGACGAAGGTGTTCCATCCAAACATTAACAGCAATGGTAGCATCTGTCTCGACATCTTGAAGGAGCAGTGGAGTCCCGCGCTCACTATTTCCAaggttttcctttttcttcttcctcatttttCATCACATGAGCCAGACAAGGTTTTACATCAGTTTTACTTGGTTCATATGAGCATTATTTAGTTGTAACAATGCGTTTGGTATGTGTGCATCAACAGGTGCTGCTATCGATCTGTTCGTTGTTAACGGACCCAAACCCGGATGATCCTTTGGTCCCTGAGATAGCTCACATGTACAAGACAGACAAGAACAAGTACGAGTCCACTGCTCGGACCTGGACCCAAAAGTACGCCATGGGCTGACGCAGTTACTGTCCTTTTAGGAAGAGCCCCTAATAATTAAACTCTTCTTATTGCTATTGTAATGATCTATATAGACTTTGTCtgtctcataaaatttgtgtaGACAGGATCCTTAAGAAAATCATATGATCTCCATTTCATTCCATTCCATTCCATGGAACTATAAACCCTTTAAATCATCCCATctaatgtttgtttattgtgtgtgtgttcttcTACTTAAAATGGACTCTTTTTGGTCGTCAGTTGgtctttttcccctttttctcTTCGATCATCATCAACGCTAATGCCTAGTATTCTTTTCATTCTATCAAAACATAGAATCACGAGCCTTGTCGTTTATAAGTCACATAAGTACTATTTCCACTTTTATCACATGAACCATTTAAGGAAACTGGAGTCActaatttgttttgttgggTTCATATGGGCTTAAGAGTACGGTTTGACAATGATGTTAAAGTTATCAACTTCTTACCAATTAAATCTATTCCAAGCAGATGCGAGATTGGTCGGATATGGAACAGAGTACTTGAATTATTCGTTAGGAAGGAACAAACCACCTTTTTCCCAAATAGTATGCTCAAAGCTACTAAAACTTTTTGCCATATTAGACCTTTTCACTTCAATGATAGAGAATATTTTAAATAGAAGGTTTAATCCATGAATTAGATCCCTCTTTACatgtttgtaaattttttggtaaaattttctcGTAAGTTTGTTAACGATTCATCCAGAAAATTCAAGAATGTATATTATGTTTAATGAAAGTGCTAGTCTCCCACTTGTATAATCAATTCAGAATTGtcttttattaatttgagagttatataaatcaaagtttATTATCT
It encodes the following:
- the LOC104722116 gene encoding SUMO-conjugating enzyme UBC9, which codes for MASKRILKELKDLQKDPPTSCSAGPVAEDMFHWQATIMGPSDSPYSGGVFLVTIHFPPDYPFKPPKVAFRTKVFHPNINSNGSICLDILKEQWSPALTISKVLLSICSLLTDPNPDDPLVPEIAHMYKTDKNKYESTARTWTQKYAMG